TGCCGCCTGGTCGATGGTGAGTTCTCCGGCCGACAGGACCGGCCGGTCCCGTTCTTCGGAACGTTGCCTTCTCAGCATCACTTCGATGCGGGCGATGAGCTCGGGAAGATCGAACGGTTTGGCCATGTAATCATCTGCGCCAAGATCAAGCCCCGTCACCTTGTCCGCGGTGGTATTGCGGGCCGACAGGATCAGGACGGGCACGTTCTCGTTCCGCTTCCGGAGTTCTTCAAGAATGTCCAGCCCGGTCCAGCCCGGAAGCATGATGTCCAGCACGATCAGTTCCGGCCGTGCGTCGAAGGCCAGCTGCATGCCCTTTTCTCCGTCCGAGGCCGTGAGTACATGGTAGCCGTGAAGTTCGAGATTCATCGCCAGGCCATTTCGCAGGGCGCGGTCGTCTTCGACAACCAGGATGGTATCCTTGCGGCTTTTGCTGTTGGCAGCGTCTTTACTCATGAAATATTCTCCGCGGCGGGAAGGGTTATGGTGAAGGTGGAGCCTTCATCCTTTCGGCTGCCGACGGAAAGGGTGCCGTTGTGCTGCCCGATCAGGTGCCGGGCGATGGCCAGGCCAAGCCCGACACCGCCCGTTTCTCCTTTGTCTCTTCGCACCGCCCGATAGAACGGCTGGAAGATGTGCTTCGCCTCGGCGGCCGTCAGGCCGATTCCGTTGTCCTGCACTTCGATCATCACGTGGTTGTCCCTGTCTTGTACGCTGACACGGATCTGTTTCTGAATGCCGGTGTATTTGTACGCGTTCATGAGCAGGTTCAGGACAACAGAGTTCAGGGCCTTGGCGTCATGCCGCACGCAACGCCGGGTCTCTATGGAAACCGAGAGGGTAAGTTCATCGGGCGAAACCATGGAGTTGAACCGATCAATTGCGTCGTATACGGCTTCGGCCACGGGCTGCGTTTCCAGGGAGAGTTCCAGCACGTCTTTTGATGCGGCGCGCCAGGTCAACAGCCTGTCGATCAGTGCATTCAACCATGTGGTTTCGCGCAGGATGGTTGCGACGCATTGGGCGGTCTGTTCGGGATCGTCGGCCAGCTTGCCCGACTCCAGGGTCTGGGCGTAGAGCCGGATGGCGCTGAGCGGCGTGCGTAGCTCGTGGGAAACATTTGCGATGAAATCCGCCTGCTGGCGGGCCAGACGGGCTTTTTTCCCCATAAACACCAGTGCCAGCAAGCCGCAGCCGGCCGCCGTGGCCGTGAACGATATGATCAGCACTCCCGTGATGATGCCATCGCTATCTTTTGCCAGGATGATCGAAACGATCCCGACCGCCGTCGAGAGCATAACCGGCAGTAGCACGCCGGCCGCAAGAATGGCGATTACACTGGTGAGATCCAGGTTAAGTCTGAAGTGCTTCATCGCGCCTATTATTGAAGCACATCCGCCGGAGTTTCAATCCCCGAAATCGTGCTGGCGCTCAATGCACATGCAGTTCGCAAACTTTCCGGCAGTGATAGCCTGAGATGGCCAGGGTGACTGCCAGCGGAAAGAGGGTAGGCCTATGGAATGAAGTCCAGAGCAGGAGCTTCCAGTATTGCACGCGCTCCTTGCCCAGGATCCCCAGCCGGTAAAAGGAACGAAGCAGGGCCATCAGATCGGAGCGGGTCGGCAGATACCCGCCTTTCGGCGGCCGGTATTCGCTGAGCATTGTTCTGATTCGTTCATAATAATGGCGCGGGGCATAGATATGGTTCAGAATGGTCTTGTAGCCCTTGAGCAACCGGTCGAAATCCATCAGCGGTACGATGTTGGTCGTCCCCTCGACATTGTCGCCCGAGCTCGAGCCGCGCAAGCGGCCGGCCTTTTCCATTCGTTGATAAAGCTGGGTTCCCTGCGGCGCCTGCAGGAGGCCGACCATGGCCGTTACGATGCCGCTCTTCTGAATGAACTCGATCTGCCGGTGAAACACGGACGGCTTGTCGCTGTCAAAGCCGACGATGAAGCCGCCCTGGACCTGCAGGCCGGCACGTTGGATTTTATTTACGTCCTGTACCAGATCGCGGTGCTCGTTCTGCGTCTTGTTGCACTCGGCCAGAGCGGCGTTGTCGGGCGTTTCGATTCCGATAAAGACAATATCAAAACCGGCCGCCACCATCAGATCCATCAGTTCCTGGTCATCCGCCAGGTTGATCGACGCCTCGGTCTGGAATGTGATGCCCGGCCGGTCGTTCCGCCATGCAATCAGGCGGGGCAGCAGCTCCGACTTGAGGTGCCGCTTGTTGCCGATAAAGTTGTCATCCACAAAGAAGACCTTGCCTCGTCGCCAGCCGCCGGCGTAGAGCGCGTCCAGCTCGGCGATGACCTGTTCCGTACTCTTGGTTCGTACGCGGCGACCGAGCAATGAAGTGATATTGCAGAAATCGCAGTTGAACGGGCATCCGCGCGAATACTGGATCTCCATGGCCTGGTAGCGCTTCATGTCGACCAGTTCCCACGCGGGGAGGGGGGTATCGCCGAGCTCCGCAAAATCCGTGGTCGAGTAGACGCGCCGGGGTCGGCCTTCCGCCAGATCCTTTAGGAAGTGCGGCAGGGTGATCTCCGCTTCGTTCAGGATAAAATGATCGACATCGTCGAACTCCTCATGTTCCATAGTGAAGAGCGGACCGCCGGCCACAACCTTCAGGCCGGCTTCATGGCAACGTGCCACCATCTCGCGGGCGGACGTCTTCTGGACCACCATGCCGGTGATGAAGGCGTAGTCTGCCCAGGCCAAGTCGCTCTCGCGTAGCTTGCGGACATTCAGGTCTACCAACCGCCTATCCCATTGCGCAGGCAGCAATCCCGCCACCGTCAGCAGCCCGAGCGGAGGGAAGGTGGCTTGCTTGCCGACGAAACTGAGGGCATGTTTGAAACTCCAGAATGTGTCAGGGAACATTGGGCATATCATTAAAATATTCATGGTTGGAAATCCTTTCCTTTTCCTATTCGTCTGAAATATGCCGAAGCTATGTCATGGTTTTGTCATGGCGGGATTTTTTCCAACGATTAAAATCTGCGTTCATCCGTGTCCATCTGCGCTTCAGTCGCACCGCCCTTTGCTTTCTTTGACGCCTCCGTGGTCAAACCCACTGCGGGGACAGCCCGTGAATGGTTGTACTCTGAAAAGCCCATTTGATTTCCCGGCTTTAAGTAGGAGGTATCACCATGCTTAGTAAATACTCTCTTTTTGAGGCCTAACCGTAAAAAGTTCCCCGTTTGTTCCCCGGATTAGCAGTTTTTAGCAGGAAATGTCAGGAGTCCTCACGGAGGTTGTAAAAATGGGAGGAACTCACGAAAGGTGCAAAAATAAAGGCCGGAACGTGTGTTCCGGCCTTCAAAGTTGGTAGCGGGGCTCGGATTTGAACCGAGGACCTTCAGGTTATGAGCCTGAATGGTAATACGAAAAACACGGAGAAATATGGCAAAAAATGAAAATTACCAGCGTTGTGTTTGTACTTGTGTTTGTATTTAGGGCTTGTGCTGTCAGTACTTTTCTAATATGGTTCATACCGTCAAATCGAAGGGATAGGAGGCGGTTATGGGCTTGGAAATCAGAAAAGGCAGAGACGGGAGTTGGCGCAAGATTTGGTACGGCACATATAAGCTGAATGGCAAGCGCCATGCCGTGAACCTCGGTGTCAAGATTGCCGGCGAACCGCCAGCCTCATTAAAGGCTGGTGACGAGGGCGACCGGGCCTTCGAGCGATCCCGTGCCACGGCTCAGGCCAAGCTTGATCAGATCGTTGCAGAGGCAAAAGGCAAAAAGAATGCCGTTAGGATCGTTGAAAAAATCTACGAGATGCAGACCGGCGAGGCCCTTAGCTCGATCCTCCTTGGGGACATTTCCAAAGAGTGGAGGCGAATCCCCCGCAAGCGCCAGCCCAGCGCGCGCTATGTCAAGCAGTGCACCGCCGTACTGGACAACTTTGCCGCCTACGCCATGGGGCACAACAAAAACATCCAGGACATCGGGCAGGTGACCAAAAACATGGCCCGGGCCTTCATGCAGGCAGAGGAAGAGCGCAAGCTGTCGCCAAAAACTTGGAACGACACGCTCAAACTCCTGCGTACCACCTTCCAGAAGCTGTTGCCGGAGGGGGCACCCAATCCCTTCAACGGCATCCCGTCCAAGGAGTCCGAAACCATTTTCCGCGAACCCTTCTCGCCGGAAGAGCTGAAGGTCATCATCGAAAAATCCCTGGAACATGACTTCATTCGGCCTGTAATGATCACCGGCATCTGCACCGCCATGCGCCGGGGTGACTGCTGTCTGCTACAATGGAAGGATGTCGATCTCAGGAACGGCTTCCTTACCGTCAAGACCTCCAAAACCGGACAGACGGTAAAGATCCCGATCTTCCCGCTGCTCTCCGACGAGCTGGCCGCACTGCCGAAAAAGGGCGAGTATGTCTTTCCCGAGCAGGCCGCCATGTACCGCGACAATCCCGACGGCATCACCTGGCGGGTGCGGCAGGTACTCAAGGCTGCCGGATTCAAGGATAAGAAGGATAGCGAGGACGACGTCATCAAGGGAAAAGTGCATGCCGCCCGGGAAACCGGCCTGCGCCGGGCATCCATCCGCGACTTCCACAGCTTCCGCGTCACCTGGGTGACACTCGCCCTGTCTGCCGGTGTGCCCCTGGAGCTGGTGCAGAAGGTCACCGGCCACAAAACCACCGAAGTCGTCTTCAAGCACTATTTCCAGCCCGGTGACGATGTCTTCAAAGAACGCCTTGTTCAGGCCATGCCCCAACTGCTGATGCAGGGCAACGGCAAGCAGCTTGCCGAGCCGCCGATGGAATACGAGATCGATCCCGGCCCCGCGAAGCAACTGGAAAAGGCGCTAAAGCTGCTGGGCGTCGTCCGCAGCCCGAAATACAGCAAACAGCTCAAAGAAGCCATTCAGTTGATTGCCAGCGCCAAGCAGTGGTACGATTCAACCGTTCTGCGGGAAGTGTCATGAAACTCAACGAGCTGGCGAAGAGGGTGGGGAAGAGCGTTCCATATGTGATGACGCTCCAGAAAAAGTTTGGATTGCCGGTCTGCAAGGACTATCCCGTGGGTTATGCCGTGCTGGTTGAAAAGCTGATCTACCTGTCCATTTGTTCCGTGCCCGACAAAGAAATCAAGTCGCTACTCTCAAAGGAAAAGAAACTGCTGGAGCTGTTGAAAGTCGATTCCCTGCATGACGGTGATCTCTGGTTTGAAAACATGTGCATTATGAAATCCGGCCCGACGCGGTTACTGCTGTCCAGTCACGACCTGGGGCATCCGGTCGATTGCGCAACCGTTCAGCCCTGCCTCGATTTTAGCGACCGCGACAAAGAGCTTTTCCAATCTTCGGAAATGGGGGCTTCCGCCCTTCGCGAGCTGCGGCGCTATTCCAAAACACTCGACGGCGTCAAGGCACGCATCCGGCAGGAACTCCCGATTGTGGGAGCGGCCCTAAAGTGGGCGTCCCTGCTCTAAAAAAACTCCAAACTTTCCGAGGAAGATTCATAGCTTTTTCGCCAACCCTACTGGTGCATGGCACATGACTTGGAAGATCCCTATAAGGAAAAGCATCTTACCCCGGAGCAATGGGAACAGGAGGCTTTTCGGTTGTGGCAATGGGCGGAGTCGCCAGAGGAGGTGGGGGAACGGCTGGAGGGTGAACACATCGTGCGGTTGGTGGCGGTTCATTTTCTGGTGCTTCTTTCCCGCCGCCAGCAACAGGTGGTGCGGCTATATTGTCTCGATGGTCTCACGCAGGTGGAAATCGCGGAAGAACTCGGAATCACCCAGCAAACGGTGCAGCAGCATCTAATGGGCAAGCTTCGGAATGGGCGGCTTGTCGGCGGCGCTTTCCGCAGACTGCGCAAGTTGATCCACAAGGAGGCCGTGGCTCGTGAGGGGCGAGGCGATCCCCGCACTCGCATCCTTTCGCTCTTCGATAAATTGCTCGATTCGGGCATCACCCGGCGTCGCGCCCGGGAGCTGATCAACACCCTTGTGCGGGAGGCCCGGGAAATTTTTTCTGAAGAAAAATAAGATTTCCGCCCCAAAAGTGCCTGTATTTTTTTCCTATAGGTAGAGGGGTGTGGTTTCTTCACCCGGCAGGGAGCGTCGGCATGGACTGGTTCAACTCTGGAAAGAGCTTCAAATACCGCGCGGTGGCATACTATCGCCATTCGGCTCAGGATCGGCAGGAAAACTCGGTTGAGATCCAACAGGATCAGGTGCGCCAGTTCGCCCGTGACCACGATATTGAAATCATCCGGGAATTCATCGACCGGGGTAAATCCGGCCTGTCCACCGAGGGGCGCGACGGTTTCAATGAAATGATCCATGATTATGTGGAGCGCGGGCAGGAGGCATTTGAAATAGTGCTGGTGCTCGATGTCAGTCGCTGGGGTCGCTTTCAGGACACCGATCTATCCGCATATTACAAGGGTCACTGTGCGATGCATGGAAAGCAGGTGGTATA
This DNA window, taken from Pontiella desulfatans, encodes the following:
- a CDS encoding response regulator transcription factor, with translation MSKDAANSKSRKDTILVVEDDRALRNGLAMNLELHGYHVLTASDGEKGMQLAFDARPELIVLDIMLPGWTGLDILEELRKRNENVPVLILSARNTTADKVTGLDLGADDYMAKPFDLPELIARIEVMLRRQRSEERDRPVLSAGELTIDQAARTVEVCGANTSLSAKEFDILCLLAESPGKVFSRETILERVWGWDYDGTARTVDNFVASLRKKLETDRPVRARICTVPRVGYKIEVQLRDGASED
- a CDS encoding sensor histidine kinase gives rise to the protein MKHFRLNLDLTSVIAILAAGVLLPVMLSTAVGIVSIILAKDSDGIITGVLIISFTATAAGCGLLALVFMGKKARLARQQADFIANVSHELRTPLSAIRLYAQTLESGKLADDPEQTAQCVATILRETTWLNALIDRLLTWRAASKDVLELSLETQPVAEAVYDAIDRFNSMVSPDELTLSVSIETRRCVRHDAKALNSVVLNLLMNAYKYTGIQKQIRVSVQDRDNHVMIEVQDNGIGLTAAEAKHIFQPFYRAVRRDKGETGGVGLGLAIARHLIGQHNGTLSVGSRKDEGSTFTITLPAAENIS
- a CDS encoding B12-binding domain-containing radical SAM protein → MFPDTFWSFKHALSFVGKQATFPPLGLLTVAGLLPAQWDRRLVDLNVRKLRESDLAWADYAFITGMVVQKTSAREMVARCHEAGLKVVAGGPLFTMEHEEFDDVDHFILNEAEITLPHFLKDLAEGRPRRVYSTTDFAELGDTPLPAWELVDMKRYQAMEIQYSRGCPFNCDFCNITSLLGRRVRTKSTEQVIAELDALYAGGWRRGKVFFVDDNFIGNKRHLKSELLPRLIAWRNDRPGITFQTEASINLADDQELMDLMVAAGFDIVFIGIETPDNAALAECNKTQNEHRDLVQDVNKIQRAGLQVQGGFIVGFDSDKPSVFHRQIEFIQKSGIVTAMVGLLQAPQGTQLYQRMEKAGRLRGSSSGDNVEGTTNIVPLMDFDRLLKGYKTILNHIYAPRHYYERIRTMLSEYRPPKGGYLPTRSDLMALLRSFYRLGILGKERVQYWKLLLWTSFHRPTLFPLAVTLAISGYHCRKVCELHVH
- a CDS encoding tyrosine-type recombinase/integrase, with the protein product MGLEIRKGRDGSWRKIWYGTYKLNGKRHAVNLGVKIAGEPPASLKAGDEGDRAFERSRATAQAKLDQIVAEAKGKKNAVRIVEKIYEMQTGEALSSILLGDISKEWRRIPRKRQPSARYVKQCTAVLDNFAAYAMGHNKNIQDIGQVTKNMARAFMQAEEERKLSPKTWNDTLKLLRTTFQKLLPEGAPNPFNGIPSKESETIFREPFSPEELKVIIEKSLEHDFIRPVMITGICTAMRRGDCCLLQWKDVDLRNGFLTVKTSKTGQTVKIPIFPLLSDELAALPKKGEYVFPEQAAMYRDNPDGITWRVRQVLKAAGFKDKKDSEDDVIKGKVHAARETGLRRASIRDFHSFRVTWVTLALSAGVPLELVQKVTGHKTTEVVFKHYFQPGDDVFKERLVQAMPQLLMQGNGKQLAEPPMEYEIDPGPAKQLEKALKLLGVVRSPKYSKQLKEAIQLIASAKQWYDSTVLREVS
- a CDS encoding sigma factor-like helix-turn-helix DNA-binding protein — its product is MAHDLEDPYKEKHLTPEQWEQEAFRLWQWAESPEEVGERLEGEHIVRLVAVHFLVLLSRRQQQVVRLYCLDGLTQVEIAEELGITQQTVQQHLMGKLRNGRLVGGAFRRLRKLIHKEAVAREGRGDPRTRILSLFDKLLDSGITRRRARELINTLVREAREIFSEEK